A portion of the Juglans microcarpa x Juglans regia isolate MS1-56 chromosome 1D, Jm3101_v1.0, whole genome shotgun sequence genome contains these proteins:
- the LOC121259058 gene encoding DNA repair protein RadA isoform X2, producing the protein MQGSDMRALRIFYPYKHFLNPSLPKSLSIPRHVHSVFPLAAEQSSTLSDPEPEPTGTAPRVWSTYSNDRNGGQKKPTGVLVDIARSKKKGKEKVSWVCTDCGHSDGQWWGSCRQCNTVGTLKRFSEGESEASVSEAASRLWLPQQTGDVRPLRLTDVNRGINQLKWRIPLYGPFGEEVSRVLGGGLVPGSLVLVGGDPGVGKSTLLLQIAALIAEGHDLGRPAPVVYVSGEESVEQIGNRADRMTIGGDELFLYSGTNVEDILNKIQPLSPRVLIVDSIQTVYLNGVAGSAGGFSQVKECTSALLCFAKKTKIPVLLIGHVTKSGEIAGPRVLEHIVDVVLYMEGERYSSHRLLRSVKNRFGSTDELGVLEMSQSGLQAVSNPSEMFLSEQYSDSDFLAGLAVAVIMDGSRTFLIEIQALCASGSIDSRQVNGIQASRADMIISVLMKQAGLKLQEHAIFLNVVSGVKLTETAGDLAIAAAICSSFLEFPIPNSTAFIGEVGLGGELRTVTRMEKRVNTVAKLGYKICIVPQSAVESLGSQGFEGMEVIGCRNLKEVINSVFRTH; encoded by the exons ATGCAAGGCTCGGATATGAGGGCTCTGAGAATCTTCTACCCCTACAAGCACTTCCTCAATCCCTCCCTCCCCAAATCCCTCTCTATTCCCCGCCATGTCCACTCCGTTTTTCCTCTCGCCGCGGAACAATCCAGTACCCTATCCGATCCCGAACCCGAACCCACCGGAACTGCCCCTCGCGTTTGGTCTACTTACAGTAACGACCGGAATGGGGGTCAGAAGAAGCCTACTGGGGTGCTCGTGGACATAGCTCGGAGTaagaaaaaagggaaggaaaaagtttCCTGGGTATGCACCGATTGCGGGCACTCCGATGGGCAGTGGTGGGGCTCGTGCCGCCAGTGCAACACCGTCGGTACGCTTAAGCGGTTTTCTGAAGGGGAGTCTGAGGCTTCGGTTTCGGAGGCTGCATCGCGGTTGTGGCTTCCACAGCAAACCGGAGACGTGCGGCCGTTGCGGTTGACGGATGTGAACAGAGGGATTAATCAGCTGAAATGGCGAATTCCGCT GTATGGACCTTTCGGAGAAGAAGTCTCTAGGGTGCTCGGTGGTGGTCTTGTACCCG GTTCTTTGGTTTTAGTTGGTGGTGATCCTGGTGTTGGCAAGAGTACACTCTTGTTGCAG ATTGCTGCATTAATAGCTGAAGGGCATGATCTTGGTCGACCAGCACCAGTTGTGTACGTTTCTGGTGAAGAG AGTGTGGAGCAAATTGGAAACAGAGCTGATCGAATGACGATTGGAGGAGATGAACTTTTCTTATATTCTGGTACCAATGTTGAG GATATATTGAACAAAATTCAGCCTCTCTCCCCTCGGGTTCTTATTGTTGATTCAATTCAAACAGTTTATTTGAACGGAGTGGCTGGAAGCGCTGGAGGGTTCTCACAG GTGAAGGAATGCACATCAGCATTGCTATGTTTTGCTAAGAAGACTAAAATCCCTGTTCTTTTG ATTGGACATGTGACAAAATCGGGAGAGATAGCAGGGCCTCGTGTCTTGGAGCACATTGTTGATGTTGTTTTATATATGGAA GGGGAGAGGTATTCATCACATCGTTTGCTTCGGTCTGTGAAGAACCGTTTTGGATCCACTGATGAG CTTGGAGTACTTGAAATGTCACAGTCAGGGTTGCAAGCCGTTTCGAACCCCAGTGAGATGTTTTTAAGTGAGCAATACTCAGATTCAGACTTCTTAGCTGGACTAGCTGTTGCTGTAATTATGGATGGATCTCGAACTTTCCTTATTGAAATTCAG GCATTATGTGCATCTGGGTCGATTGATTCAAGGCAAGTTAATGGCATTCAAGCAAGCAGAGCTGACATGATCATTTCT GTTCTTATGAAGCAAGCTGGTCTAAAGCTTCAAGAACAT GCAATCTTCTTAAATGTTGTGAGCGGGGTGAAACTGACTGAAACTGCTGGTGATCTTGCAATAGCGGCAGCAATTTGCAGCAG TTTTTTGGAGTTTCCCATTCCCAACAGTACTGCATTCATTGGTGAAGTTGGCCTTGGTGGTGAGCTTCGCACG
- the LOC121259058 gene encoding DNA repair protein RadA isoform X1, whose protein sequence is MQGSDMRALRIFYPYKHFLNPSLPKSLSIPRHVHSVFPLAAEQSSTLSDPEPEPTGTAPRVWSTYSNDRNGGQKKPTGVLVDIARSKKKGKEKVSWVCTDCGHSDGQWWGSCRQCNTVGTLKRFSEGESEASVSEAASRLWLPQQTGDVRPLRLTDVNRGINQLKWRIPLYGPFGEEVSRVLGGGLVPGSLVLVGGDPGVGKSTLLLQIAALIAEGHDLGRPAPVVYVSGEESVEQIGNRADRMTIGGDELFLYSGTNVEDILNKIQPLSPRVLIVDSIQTVYLNGVAGSAGGFSQVKECTSALLCFAKKTKIPVLLVRIGHVTKSGEIAGPRVLEHIVDVVLYMEGERYSSHRLLRSVKNRFGSTDELGVLEMSQSGLQAVSNPSEMFLSEQYSDSDFLAGLAVAVIMDGSRTFLIEIQALCASGSIDSRQVNGIQASRADMIISVLMKQAGLKLQEHAIFLNVVSGVKLTETAGDLAIAAAICSSFLEFPIPNSTAFIGEVGLGGELRTVTRMEKRVNTVAKLGYKICIVPQSAVESLGSQGFEGMEVIGCRNLKEVINSVFRTH, encoded by the exons ATGCAAGGCTCGGATATGAGGGCTCTGAGAATCTTCTACCCCTACAAGCACTTCCTCAATCCCTCCCTCCCCAAATCCCTCTCTATTCCCCGCCATGTCCACTCCGTTTTTCCTCTCGCCGCGGAACAATCCAGTACCCTATCCGATCCCGAACCCGAACCCACCGGAACTGCCCCTCGCGTTTGGTCTACTTACAGTAACGACCGGAATGGGGGTCAGAAGAAGCCTACTGGGGTGCTCGTGGACATAGCTCGGAGTaagaaaaaagggaaggaaaaagtttCCTGGGTATGCACCGATTGCGGGCACTCCGATGGGCAGTGGTGGGGCTCGTGCCGCCAGTGCAACACCGTCGGTACGCTTAAGCGGTTTTCTGAAGGGGAGTCTGAGGCTTCGGTTTCGGAGGCTGCATCGCGGTTGTGGCTTCCACAGCAAACCGGAGACGTGCGGCCGTTGCGGTTGACGGATGTGAACAGAGGGATTAATCAGCTGAAATGGCGAATTCCGCT GTATGGACCTTTCGGAGAAGAAGTCTCTAGGGTGCTCGGTGGTGGTCTTGTACCCG GTTCTTTGGTTTTAGTTGGTGGTGATCCTGGTGTTGGCAAGAGTACACTCTTGTTGCAG ATTGCTGCATTAATAGCTGAAGGGCATGATCTTGGTCGACCAGCACCAGTTGTGTACGTTTCTGGTGAAGAG AGTGTGGAGCAAATTGGAAACAGAGCTGATCGAATGACGATTGGAGGAGATGAACTTTTCTTATATTCTGGTACCAATGTTGAG GATATATTGAACAAAATTCAGCCTCTCTCCCCTCGGGTTCTTATTGTTGATTCAATTCAAACAGTTTATTTGAACGGAGTGGCTGGAAGCGCTGGAGGGTTCTCACAG GTGAAGGAATGCACATCAGCATTGCTATGTTTTGCTAAGAAGACTAAAATCCCTGTTCTTTTGGTGAGG ATTGGACATGTGACAAAATCGGGAGAGATAGCAGGGCCTCGTGTCTTGGAGCACATTGTTGATGTTGTTTTATATATGGAA GGGGAGAGGTATTCATCACATCGTTTGCTTCGGTCTGTGAAGAACCGTTTTGGATCCACTGATGAG CTTGGAGTACTTGAAATGTCACAGTCAGGGTTGCAAGCCGTTTCGAACCCCAGTGAGATGTTTTTAAGTGAGCAATACTCAGATTCAGACTTCTTAGCTGGACTAGCTGTTGCTGTAATTATGGATGGATCTCGAACTTTCCTTATTGAAATTCAG GCATTATGTGCATCTGGGTCGATTGATTCAAGGCAAGTTAATGGCATTCAAGCAAGCAGAGCTGACATGATCATTTCT GTTCTTATGAAGCAAGCTGGTCTAAAGCTTCAAGAACAT GCAATCTTCTTAAATGTTGTGAGCGGGGTGAAACTGACTGAAACTGCTGGTGATCTTGCAATAGCGGCAGCAATTTGCAGCAG TTTTTTGGAGTTTCCCATTCCCAACAGTACTGCATTCATTGGTGAAGTTGGCCTTGGTGGTGAGCTTCGCACG
- the LOC121259058 gene encoding DNA repair protein RadA isoform X3: protein MQGSDMRALRIFYPYKHFLNPSLPKSLSIPRHVHSVFPLAAEQSSTLSDPEPEPTGTAPRVWSTYSNDRNGGQKKPTGVLVDIARSKKKGKEKVSWVCTDCGHSDGQWWGSCRQCNTVGTLKRFSEGESEASVSEAASRLWLPQQTGDVRPLRLTDVNRGINQLKWRIPLYGPFGEEVSRVLGGGLVPGSLVLVGGDPGVGKSTLLLQIAALIAEGHDLGRPAPVVYVSGEESVEQIGNRADRMTIGGDELFLYSGTNVEDILNKIQPLSPRVLIVDSIQTVYLNGVAGSAGGFSQVKECTSALLCFAKKTKIPVLLVRIGHVTKSGEIAGPRVLEHIVDVVLYMEGERYSSHRLLRSVKNRFGSTDELGVLEMSQSGLQAVSNPSEMFLSEQYSDSDFLAGLAVAVIMDGSRTFLIEIQALCASGSIDSRQVNGIQASRADMIISVLMKQAGLKLQEHAIFLNVVSGVKLTETAGDLAIAAAICSRHVFYDLVHLVTFLQLYNMFSKHYQL, encoded by the exons ATGCAAGGCTCGGATATGAGGGCTCTGAGAATCTTCTACCCCTACAAGCACTTCCTCAATCCCTCCCTCCCCAAATCCCTCTCTATTCCCCGCCATGTCCACTCCGTTTTTCCTCTCGCCGCGGAACAATCCAGTACCCTATCCGATCCCGAACCCGAACCCACCGGAACTGCCCCTCGCGTTTGGTCTACTTACAGTAACGACCGGAATGGGGGTCAGAAGAAGCCTACTGGGGTGCTCGTGGACATAGCTCGGAGTaagaaaaaagggaaggaaaaagtttCCTGGGTATGCACCGATTGCGGGCACTCCGATGGGCAGTGGTGGGGCTCGTGCCGCCAGTGCAACACCGTCGGTACGCTTAAGCGGTTTTCTGAAGGGGAGTCTGAGGCTTCGGTTTCGGAGGCTGCATCGCGGTTGTGGCTTCCACAGCAAACCGGAGACGTGCGGCCGTTGCGGTTGACGGATGTGAACAGAGGGATTAATCAGCTGAAATGGCGAATTCCGCT GTATGGACCTTTCGGAGAAGAAGTCTCTAGGGTGCTCGGTGGTGGTCTTGTACCCG GTTCTTTGGTTTTAGTTGGTGGTGATCCTGGTGTTGGCAAGAGTACACTCTTGTTGCAG ATTGCTGCATTAATAGCTGAAGGGCATGATCTTGGTCGACCAGCACCAGTTGTGTACGTTTCTGGTGAAGAG AGTGTGGAGCAAATTGGAAACAGAGCTGATCGAATGACGATTGGAGGAGATGAACTTTTCTTATATTCTGGTACCAATGTTGAG GATATATTGAACAAAATTCAGCCTCTCTCCCCTCGGGTTCTTATTGTTGATTCAATTCAAACAGTTTATTTGAACGGAGTGGCTGGAAGCGCTGGAGGGTTCTCACAG GTGAAGGAATGCACATCAGCATTGCTATGTTTTGCTAAGAAGACTAAAATCCCTGTTCTTTTGGTGAGG ATTGGACATGTGACAAAATCGGGAGAGATAGCAGGGCCTCGTGTCTTGGAGCACATTGTTGATGTTGTTTTATATATGGAA GGGGAGAGGTATTCATCACATCGTTTGCTTCGGTCTGTGAAGAACCGTTTTGGATCCACTGATGAG CTTGGAGTACTTGAAATGTCACAGTCAGGGTTGCAAGCCGTTTCGAACCCCAGTGAGATGTTTTTAAGTGAGCAATACTCAGATTCAGACTTCTTAGCTGGACTAGCTGTTGCTGTAATTATGGATGGATCTCGAACTTTCCTTATTGAAATTCAG GCATTATGTGCATCTGGGTCGATTGATTCAAGGCAAGTTAATGGCATTCAAGCAAGCAGAGCTGACATGATCATTTCT GTTCTTATGAAGCAAGCTGGTCTAAAGCTTCAAGAACAT GCAATCTTCTTAAATGTTGTGAGCGGGGTGAAACTGACTGAAACTGCTGGTGATCTTGCAATAGCGGCAGCAATTTGCAGCAGGCATGTGTTTTATGATCTAGTTCACCTTGTTAcctttttacaact ATATAACATGTTTTCAAAGCATTACCAGCTTTGA